In Streptomyces sp. NBC_00414, a single window of DNA contains:
- a CDS encoding LLM class F420-dependent oxidoreductase: MRISVTIFLTDETITPTRLARELEQRGFAGLYLPEHTHIPVERTTPYPMGGDLPPEYSRTLDPFVALGQAAAVTETLALGTGITLVAQHDPIDLAKQVATLDHLSGGRFTLGVGFGWNVEEAADHGVEWRTRRELGRDRMALMRALWSPEPTAYEGRFDSVRASHAYPKPVQKPRGPLVGPRTLIGGAAGPKLFSHIAEYADGWLPIGGRGLTESLPVLRTAWTEAGRDAEALQVVPYAVLPSAGKLAHYADLGIEEVVLQLPPAGEGDVLRVLDEFAPYL; encoded by the coding sequence ATGCGCATCTCCGTGACGATCTTCCTCACCGATGAGACGATCACTCCGACCCGGCTCGCCCGTGAGCTGGAGCAACGCGGCTTCGCCGGGCTCTATCTGCCCGAACACACCCACATACCCGTGGAGCGGACCACCCCGTACCCGATGGGCGGTGACCTGCCGCCCGAGTACAGCCGCACCCTCGACCCCTTCGTCGCCCTCGGTCAGGCGGCGGCCGTCACCGAAACCCTCGCGCTCGGCACCGGCATCACCCTCGTCGCCCAGCACGACCCGATCGACCTCGCCAAGCAGGTCGCGACCCTCGACCACCTCTCCGGCGGCCGTTTCACCCTCGGCGTCGGCTTCGGCTGGAACGTCGAGGAAGCCGCCGACCACGGCGTCGAATGGCGTACGCGGCGGGAGCTGGGCCGCGACCGGATGGCGCTGATGCGGGCCCTGTGGTCGCCCGAACCGACCGCGTACGAGGGCCGGTTCGACTCCGTGCGGGCCAGCCACGCCTACCCCAAGCCCGTCCAGAAGCCGCGCGGCCCCCTCGTCGGTCCGCGCACGCTCATCGGGGGAGCGGCGGGACCCAAGCTCTTCTCGCACATCGCCGAGTACGCGGACGGCTGGCTGCCGATCGGGGGCCGGGGCCTCACCGAGTCGCTGCCCGTGCTGCGGACCGCCTGGACCGAGGCGGGCCGCGACGCCGAGGCCCTCCAGGTCGTGCCCTACGCCGTGCTGCCCTCCGCCGGCAAACTCGCGCACTACGCCGACCTCGGCATCGAGGAGGTCGTCCTGCAGCTGCCGCCGGCCGGCGAGGGGGACGTACTGCGCGTACTGGACGAGTTCGCGCCGTACTTGTAG
- a CDS encoding CehA/McbA family metallohydrolase has translation MCEDDHHGVGRRALFVTGAAAALTLGGVSFASEAADAAEGPAGSGAPVTRTVRGTLPTGAPDFVYLPVEVPSGVREIRVAYTYERPTVPAGTAGNALDIGIFDQRGTELGGKGFRGWSGGARTEFFIRADDATPGYIPGPVREGTWHIALGPYTVAPQGLTYEVTITLTYGEPGEAVKPVYPPSRAKGRGRAWYRGDCHLHSWYSDGRRTPAEIAALARAAGLDFINSSDHNTHSAHAHWADQAGPHPDGELLILLGEEVTTRNGHVVALGTDPGTFVDWRYRARDNRFGKYARRIRQAGGLVVPAHPHATCVGCNWKFGFGEADAVEVWNGAYGPDDEVSLADWDSMLVASVREGRGGRDWIPAMGNSDAHRDPDPVGTPQTVVLADDLTREAIQEGIRAGRSYVAESKAVSLSFSATGPKGEHAGIGGRLAVDRDDPVTVRLEVSGAPRCTVRFVTDQGVLHTSAVLPVSGSGTVEWRTTAQYAAYVRAEVRHEVAAGPLPGALAAFTNPVFLGR, from the coding sequence ATGTGCGAGGACGACCACCACGGCGTCGGCAGACGCGCCCTGTTCGTGACCGGAGCCGCCGCCGCGCTTACGTTGGGAGGCGTGAGCTTCGCGAGCGAGGCCGCCGACGCGGCCGAGGGCCCCGCCGGTTCCGGCGCCCCCGTGACCCGGACCGTGCGCGGCACCCTGCCCACCGGCGCGCCCGACTTCGTGTACCTGCCGGTCGAAGTCCCGTCCGGCGTACGGGAGATCAGGGTCGCGTACACCTACGAGCGGCCCACCGTCCCGGCGGGCACCGCGGGCAACGCGCTCGACATCGGCATCTTCGACCAGCGCGGCACCGAGCTGGGCGGCAAGGGCTTCCGGGGCTGGTCGGGCGGCGCGCGCACGGAGTTCTTCATCCGCGCGGACGACGCGACGCCCGGCTACATCCCCGGCCCGGTCCGCGAGGGCACCTGGCACATCGCGCTGGGCCCGTACACGGTGGCGCCTCAGGGGCTCACGTACGAGGTCACCATCACGCTGACGTACGGGGAGCCGGGCGAGGCGGTGAAGCCGGTGTACCCGCCGTCGCGGGCCAAGGGGCGTGGCCGGGCCTGGTACCGGGGCGACTGCCATCTGCACTCCTGGTACTCGGACGGCCGCCGCACCCCCGCCGAGATCGCGGCGCTCGCGCGGGCGGCGGGCCTGGACTTCATCAACTCGTCCGACCACAACACGCACTCCGCGCACGCCCACTGGGCCGACCAGGCGGGCCCCCACCCGGACGGCGAACTGCTGATCCTGCTGGGCGAGGAGGTGACGACGAGGAACGGTCACGTCGTCGCGCTCGGCACGGACCCGGGCACGTTCGTCGACTGGCGCTACCGGGCCCGCGACAACCGCTTCGGCAAGTACGCGCGCCGCATCCGCCAGGCGGGCGGGCTCGTCGTACCCGCCCATCCGCACGCCACCTGTGTCGGCTGCAACTGGAAGTTCGGCTTCGGCGAGGCGGACGCGGTCGAGGTGTGGAACGGCGCGTACGGGCCCGACGACGAGGTGTCGCTCGCGGACTGGGACAGCATGCTGGTGGCCTCCGTCCGGGAGGGCCGGGGCGGCCGGGACTGGATCCCGGCGATGGGCAACAGCGACGCCCACCGCGATCCCGACCCGGTGGGCACCCCGCAGACGGTCGTCCTCGCCGACGACCTGACCCGCGAGGCGATCCAGGAGGGCATCCGCGCGGGCCGCAGTTACGTGGCCGAGTCGAAGGCGGTGTCGCTGTCGTTCTCGGCGACCGGCCCGAAGGGCGAACACGCGGGTATCGGGGGCCGGTTGGCGGTGGACCGCGACGACCCGGTCACCGTCCGCCTGGAGGTCTCGGGCGCGCCCCGCTGCACGGTCCGCTTCGTCACGGACCAGGGCGTCCTGCACACGAGCGCGGTCCTGCCGGTGTCGGGCTCCGGCACGGTGGAGTGGCGTACGACGGCCCAGTACGCGGCGTACGTGCGCGCGGAGGTACGGCACGAGGTGGCGGCGGGGCCGCTGCCGGGCGCGCTGGCGGCCTTTACCAACCCTGTCTTCCTCGGGCGGTAG
- a CDS encoding protein kinase domain-containing protein, with protein MDRLAPDDPGWIGNYRLLGRLGEGGMGRVYLARSERGRTVAVKVVQEQLARKPDFRRRFAQEVKAAQRVGGEWTAPVLDADTDAPTPWVATGYVAGPSLAEVVDKQHGPLPPNSVRALAIGLVRALQAIHAAGLVHRDLKPSNVLVTIDGPRVIDFGIARALDPAMQSADGLTMTGVVVGSPGFMSPEQVRGERVTYASDVFCLGAVLAYTATGRLPFGTGEGGIHSLLFRIASEEPDLTGIPEPWDRLIAWCLTKDPAERPSLEDLLTYIEGMEDTGGAWLPGEVLAELGRHAVQLLNSEDPQSHALAGRATGPAPGGPGWGSGADSGSGPGAVRSPVPGPPHVPMQGFGPPLSYNPSPPPWQQSPPPGSLPPPARYGSFPPRPARAARGLGTALCVLLGLYTLPLLFRGAILGETYLRLTAQDSTSDPSLISDYKLLTFATDMADLLEVLVGMTVAIVWTVWFQRARHNAEAFAPGRLRYPAGMAGGSWYLPVVNFFMPKQIANDIWTATTGRPEGAKRWLLHTWWWSWIAYNALFLNDSISSWYENDFAVGATDDIVTAQVANFVGFVAAVAAIVFVNRLTSLQQSRIREAQSPGRA; from the coding sequence ATGGACAGGTTGGCCCCGGACGATCCGGGCTGGATAGGCAATTACCGACTGCTCGGCAGACTCGGCGAGGGCGGCATGGGGCGGGTGTACCTGGCCCGGTCCGAGCGCGGCCGTACGGTCGCGGTCAAGGTCGTCCAGGAGCAATTGGCCCGCAAGCCCGACTTCAGGCGCCGTTTCGCGCAGGAGGTGAAGGCGGCCCAGCGGGTCGGCGGTGAGTGGACGGCGCCCGTCCTGGACGCCGACACGGACGCGCCGACACCGTGGGTCGCCACCGGCTACGTCGCGGGACCCTCGCTCGCCGAGGTGGTGGACAAGCAGCACGGCCCGCTGCCCCCGAACTCCGTACGGGCGCTGGCGATCGGGCTCGTACGCGCCCTCCAGGCCATCCACGCCGCGGGGCTCGTGCACCGCGACCTCAAGCCGTCCAACGTCCTGGTGACGATCGACGGGCCCCGGGTCATCGACTTCGGCATCGCCCGCGCCCTCGACCCGGCCATGCAGTCCGCCGACGGGCTCACCATGACGGGCGTCGTCGTGGGCTCGCCGGGCTTCATGTCGCCCGAGCAGGTGCGCGGGGAGCGGGTCACGTACGCGAGTGACGTCTTCTGCCTCGGCGCCGTACTGGCGTACACCGCGACGGGACGCCTGCCGTTCGGCACCGGTGAGGGCGGCATCCACTCGCTCCTCTTCCGCATCGCGAGCGAGGAGCCGGACCTCACCGGGATCCCCGAGCCGTGGGACCGGCTGATCGCCTGGTGCCTCACCAAGGACCCGGCCGAACGGCCATCGCTGGAAGACCTGTTGACGTACATCGAGGGCATGGAGGACACGGGCGGCGCCTGGCTGCCGGGCGAGGTGCTGGCGGAACTGGGCCGGCACGCCGTGCAGCTTCTGAACAGCGAGGACCCGCAGAGCCACGCGCTCGCCGGCCGGGCGACGGGCCCCGCCCCCGGCGGACCGGGCTGGGGCTCGGGTGCGGACTCGGGATCGGGACCCGGAGCCGTGCGGTCGCCGGTACCGGGACCCCCGCACGTCCCGATGCAGGGCTTCGGCCCGCCCCTCTCCTACAACCCGTCCCCGCCCCCGTGGCAGCAGAGCCCCCCGCCGGGCAGCCTCCCGCCCCCGGCCCGGTACGGATCCTTTCCGCCGCGGCCCGCCCGCGCCGCCCGGGGACTCGGGACCGCGCTCTGCGTCCTGCTCGGCCTCTACACGCTGCCCCTGCTGTTCCGGGGCGCGATCCTCGGGGAGACCTACCTCCGGCTCACCGCGCAGGACAGCACGTCCGACCCCAGCCTGATCAGCGACTACAAGCTCCTGACGTTCGCGACGGACATGGCCGACCTCCTCGAAGTGCTGGTGGGCATGACCGTGGCGATCGTGTGGACGGTCTGGTTCCAGCGCGCCCGGCACAACGCCGAGGCATTCGCGCCGGGGCGCCTTCGGTACCCGGCCGGCATGGCGGGCGGCTCCTGGTACCTCCCGGTCGTCAACTTCTTCATGCCCAAGCAGATCGCCAACGACATCTGGACGGCGACGACCGGCCGGCCCGAGGGCGCCAAGCGGTGGCTGCTGCACACCTGGTGGTGGTCCTGGATCGCCTACAACGCGCTGTTCCTGAACGACTCGATCAGCAGCTGGTACGAGAACGACTTCGCCGTCGGCGCCACGGACGACATCGTGACCGCGCAGGTCGCCAACTTCGTCGGCTTCGTGGCCGCCGTGGCGGCCATCGTCTTCGTCAACCGGCTCACCTCCCTCCAGCAGTCCCGCATCCGGGAGGCCCAGAGCCCCGGCCGGGCCTGA
- a CDS encoding alpha/beta hydrolase, translated as MTKTRTKRKIALMAASMAALAAAPGAASALASPPAGARAPAAAHTQPLTWEKCEGTGLDPRQRCATVDVPVDYSDPGGARIGIAVSRIAAERPEARRGALLMIAGGPGGGSLDEISGKGQKLPQEVRDAYDLVGFDPRGVGRSAPVSCGLDRGDLALTRFWPWPAADGSVAENMATARRTAAACARNGGDLIRHISTADNARDIDRVRAALGERKLSAWGVSYGAYTGAVHRELFPHRTDRFVLDSNPDGTGTLSDGQVSRGMWTAFETGVEDAFPEFAKWASRKGNPYRLADTEAGVRPLFLRLAERLDREPIPWPGANPAELNGNVLRQSMVSALYDPEGYPALAQLVLAARKGEAPPTPEQPPEPLLQNGLAVAVATFCNDSAWPTSSALYQRDADRSRAAHPLTAGMPRNATACAAWPQDPKRAPVRITAQGTSTVLLVQNERDPATPLAGARAVRAALGQRAVMVTMDATGHDAYLGNGNACGDRAVTRYLVTGHRPAGDKYCR; from the coding sequence ATGACGAAGACCAGGACCAAGCGGAAAATCGCCCTCATGGCGGCCTCCATGGCCGCCCTCGCCGCCGCTCCCGGCGCGGCGTCCGCCCTCGCCTCGCCGCCCGCCGGAGCGCGTGCCCCGGCCGCCGCGCACACCCAACCCCTCACCTGGGAAAAGTGCGAGGGAACCGGCCTCGACCCCCGGCAGAGGTGCGCGACCGTCGACGTGCCCGTGGACTACTCCGATCCCGGGGGCGCACGGATCGGGATCGCCGTGTCCCGGATCGCCGCCGAGAGGCCGGAGGCCCGCCGCGGGGCCCTGCTGATGATCGCCGGAGGCCCCGGTGGCGGCAGTCTCGACGAGATCTCCGGGAAGGGGCAGAAACTGCCGCAGGAGGTGCGGGACGCCTACGACCTGGTCGGGTTCGATCCGCGAGGGGTCGGCCGGTCCGCGCCCGTCAGCTGCGGGCTGGACAGGGGTGACCTCGCCCTGACCAGGTTCTGGCCCTGGCCCGCCGCCGACGGGTCCGTCGCCGAGAACATGGCGACCGCCCGGCGCACGGCCGCCGCCTGCGCACGCAACGGCGGCGACCTGATCCGGCACATCAGCACCGCTGACAACGCCCGCGACATCGACCGCGTCCGCGCGGCCCTCGGCGAGCGGAAACTGTCCGCGTGGGGCGTCTCGTACGGGGCGTACACGGGCGCCGTCCACCGCGAACTGTTCCCGCACCGCACCGACCGGTTCGTGCTGGACAGCAACCCGGACGGCACCGGCACGCTGAGCGACGGCCAGGTCTCCCGCGGCATGTGGACGGCGTTCGAGACGGGCGTCGAGGACGCCTTCCCCGAGTTCGCCAAGTGGGCTTCGAGGAAGGGCAATCCGTACCGCCTGGCCGATACGGAGGCCGGGGTGCGACCCCTCTTCCTGCGGCTCGCCGAGCGCCTCGACCGGGAGCCGATCCCGTGGCCGGGCGCCAACCCGGCGGAGCTGAACGGCAATGTCCTGCGCCAGTCCATGGTGTCCGCGCTGTACGACCCCGAGGGGTACCCGGCGTTGGCCCAGCTCGTCCTGGCCGCCCGGAAGGGTGAAGCTCCGCCCACGCCCGAGCAGCCGCCCGAGCCGCTGCTGCAGAACGGCCTCGCCGTCGCCGTCGCCACCTTCTGCAACGACAGCGCCTGGCCGACCTCAAGTGCCTTGTACCAGAGGGATGCTGACAGGAGCCGTGCCGCGCATCCGCTGACCGCGGGCATGCCGCGCAACGCCACCGCCTGCGCGGCCTGGCCCCAGGACCCGAAGCGTGCACCGGTACGCATCACCGCCCAGGGCACCTCCACCGTGCTGCTCGTCCAGAACGAGCGCGACCCCGCCACCCCGCTCGCCGGTGCCCGCGCGGTCCGTGCCGCCCTGGGACAGCGGGCCGTGATGGTGACCATGGACGCGACCGGCCACGACGCCTACCTCGGCAACGGCAACGCCTGCGGAGACCGGGCCGTCACCCGCTACCTGGTCACCGGGCACCGGCCCGCCGGGGACAAGTACTGCCGATAG
- a CDS encoding ATP-binding protein, which yields MLDVRAGEPGHDLPKDFADHAPTAELLASEPLTNAHLHTRGPYALRVRSAEPDRLRIAVWDSDCEIPAAFNAGGAAAATTRNRRDGRGLHLVQACADSRGAHVLGTVRGGKLLWAGCGHATAGR from the coding sequence ATGCTCGATGTCCGCGCGGGAGAACCCGGGCACGACCTGCCGAAAGACTTCGCGGACCACGCCCCCACCGCCGAGCTGCTCGCCTCGGAACCGCTCACCAACGCCCACCTGCACACGCGGGGCCCGTACGCGCTGAGGGTCCGCTCGGCGGAGCCGGACCGGCTGCGGATCGCGGTGTGGGACTCCGACTGCGAGATCCCCGCGGCCTTCAACGCCGGGGGCGCCGCGGCGGCTACGACCAGAAACCGCCGAGACGGCCGAGGCCTCCACCTCGTACAGGCATGCGCGGACAGCCGGGGCGCGCACGTCCTGGGAACCGTCCGGGGCGGCAAACTCCTGTGGGCCGGGTGCGGCCACGCGACGGCGGGACGGTGA
- a CDS encoding DUF5753 domain-containing protein — protein MNHRRRRQALLDGPDPTPYRAIIHEAALRVPVGGSAVARRRLGHLVEQSEREHITVQVIPFAIGAYPGSGQTTLYMYGPVPPPDTVSLDQSHGPALVDAEAQLHMYRALLDRMESVALPPGESRDFIHTIAQGL, from the coding sequence GTGAACCACCGGCGCCGGCGCCAAGCGCTGCTGGACGGGCCCGACCCGACCCCGTACCGAGCGATCATCCACGAAGCCGCGCTGCGCGTACCGGTCGGCGGCTCTGCGGTCGCCCGACGCCGGCTCGGACACCTGGTCGAACAGAGCGAACGCGAGCACATCACAGTCCAGGTGATCCCCTTCGCGATCGGCGCCTACCCCGGCTCCGGACAGACGACCCTGTACATGTACGGCCCCGTGCCTCCACCGGATACCGTCTCACTGGACCAGTCTCACGGTCCCGCGCTCGTGGACGCCGAAGCCCAACTGCACATGTATCGCGCTCTCCTCGACCGTATGGAGTCCGTGGCTCTCCCTCCCGGGGAGTCACGCGACTTCATCCACACCATCGCCCAGGGTCTGTGA
- a CDS encoding DUF397 domain-containing protein translates to MLDHPWRKSSLCQEGDACLHVAGPTPEKTIRLTESGDPRGAILGASPRAFGALLGMIKGGRS, encoded by the coding sequence ATGCTTGACCACCCCTGGCGGAAGTCCTCCCTCTGCCAAGAAGGTGACGCCTGCCTCCACGTGGCCGGCCCCACCCCCGAAAAGACGATCCGTCTCACCGAGAGCGGTGACCCCCGCGGAGCGATACTCGGGGCCTCCCCCCGCGCCTTCGGGGCGTTGCTCGGCATGATCAAGGGGGGCCGGAGCTGA
- a CDS encoding nitroreductase/quinone reductase family protein, with protein sequence MPGDRDLKFRAVTAFQRWVANPLSRRLPFQTLLETTGRKSALPRRTPVGGRRVGQAFWIVSEYGEKAQYVRNIQADPRVRVRVRGRWHHGTAHLLHQDDPRARLRSLPRMNSTAVRLVGTNLLTVRVDLSD encoded by the coding sequence ATGCCGGGCGACCGCGACCTCAAGTTCCGGGCCGTCACCGCGTTCCAGCGGTGGGTGGCCAATCCGCTGTCCCGGCGGCTGCCCTTCCAGACGCTGCTGGAGACGACCGGCCGGAAGTCCGCGCTGCCCCGGCGCACGCCGGTCGGTGGGCGGCGCGTCGGGCAGGCGTTCTGGATCGTCTCCGAGTACGGCGAGAAGGCGCAGTACGTGCGGAACATCCAGGCCGACCCCCGCGTACGGGTCCGCGTCCGCGGGCGGTGGCACCACGGCACCGCCCATCTGCTGCACCAGGACGACCCGCGCGCCCGCCTGAGGTCGTTGCCCCGGATGAACAGCACCGCGGTCCGCCTCGTCGGGACGAACCTGCTGACCGTACGGGTCGATCTCAGCGACTGA
- a CDS encoding TetR/AcrR family transcriptional regulator, giving the protein MSSDSVTAVSTKARILEVAAALVAESPDGDVSTRAVCEAAGVGAPALYRHFGDKQGLLSAVVDHGWDKYLAAKRNRAPGTDPVEDLRDGWDSHVAFARANPNLFRLMHSPAMRTPPAAALEAHRILTSDLQRAAARGKLRLAPELAAQMIMSANVGVALMMVSRPATFTDESVPHRVRDAVHATVFTPDVTAARGSAEVTSVPDEPRVPSTAAHLNALLQQSPPPALTRAEGALLTEWLDRLSNGARGRDA; this is encoded by the coding sequence ATGAGCTCGGATAGCGTCACGGCCGTGAGTACGAAAGCGCGCATTCTCGAAGTGGCGGCGGCCCTGGTCGCCGAGTCCCCCGACGGGGACGTGTCGACCAGGGCCGTGTGCGAGGCCGCCGGGGTCGGCGCCCCCGCCCTCTACCGCCATTTCGGGGACAAGCAGGGCCTCCTGTCGGCGGTCGTCGACCACGGCTGGGACAAGTACCTCGCGGCCAAGCGGAACCGCGCCCCCGGGACGGACCCCGTCGAGGACCTGCGGGACGGCTGGGACAGTCATGTGGCCTTCGCCCGGGCGAACCCGAACCTGTTCCGGCTGATGCACTCACCCGCCATGCGTACGCCCCCGGCGGCGGCCCTTGAGGCACACCGCATCCTCACCTCCGACCTGCAACGGGCCGCCGCGCGGGGCAAGTTGCGTCTGGCGCCCGAGCTGGCGGCGCAGATGATCATGTCCGCGAACGTCGGGGTGGCCCTGATGATGGTCTCCCGCCCGGCGACCTTCACGGACGAGTCGGTGCCCCACCGGGTCCGGGACGCGGTCCACGCGACGGTGTTCACGCCGGACGTGACGGCGGCGCGCGGTTCGGCCGAGGTGACCTCCGTTCCGGACGAGCCCCGCGTCCCCTCCACGGCCGCCCACCTGAACGCCCTCCTCCAGCAGTCCCCGCCCCCGGCCCTCACCCGGGCCGAGGGCGCCCTGCTCACGGAGTGGCTGGACCGCCTGTCGAACGGGGCGCGGGGCCGGGACGCCTGA
- a CDS encoding SDR family NAD(P)-dependent oxidoreductase, with translation MGRTIVITGAGSGFGALAARALADAGHTVYAAMRDTGGHNAGRVAEAEEYAAEHEVDLRTVELDVLSQESADAAVAAVLAGAGALDVVVHNAGHMVTGPAEAFTPGELAAVYDTNVLGTQRVNRAALPHLRAQEHGLVLWVGSSSTRGGTPPYLAPYFAAKAAMDALAVSYAAELARFGIETTIVVPGAFTSGTEHFATGGHPAEQTVIPAYEERYAGMMEQVAERLAALEPAGTSASLVADAIVEAVDAPHGKRPFRVHVDPSNDGSEEVSRVADRIRARFLTRIGLDDLLTPRPPASSQPAV, from the coding sequence ATGGGCAGGACGATCGTCATCACCGGCGCGGGTTCCGGTTTCGGCGCGCTCGCCGCGCGGGCGCTGGCCGACGCCGGGCACACGGTCTACGCGGCGATGCGCGACACCGGCGGCCATAACGCGGGCCGGGTCGCGGAGGCCGAGGAGTACGCCGCCGAGCACGAAGTCGACCTCCGTACGGTCGAGTTGGACGTTCTCTCCCAGGAGTCCGCGGACGCCGCCGTCGCCGCGGTCCTGGCCGGGGCCGGCGCGCTGGACGTGGTCGTCCACAACGCGGGCCACATGGTGACGGGGCCCGCCGAGGCCTTCACCCCCGGGGAACTGGCCGCGGTGTACGACACCAACGTGCTCGGCACCCAGCGCGTCAACCGGGCCGCCCTCCCGCACCTGCGCGCCCAGGAGCACGGCCTGGTGCTCTGGGTCGGCTCGTCCTCGACCAGGGGCGGCACCCCGCCCTACCTCGCCCCCTACTTCGCCGCGAAGGCCGCGATGGACGCCCTCGCGGTGTCGTACGCGGCCGAGCTGGCCCGCTTCGGTATCGAGACAACCATCGTGGTGCCGGGCGCGTTCACCTCGGGCACGGAGCACTTCGCCACCGGCGGCCATCCCGCCGAGCAGACGGTGATCCCGGCCTACGAGGAGCGGTACGCGGGCATGATGGAGCAGGTCGCCGAGCGTCTCGCCGCCCTCGAACCGGCCGGCACCTCCGCGTCCCTGGTGGCCGACGCGATCGTCGAGGCCGTCGACGCCCCGCACGGCAAGCGCCCCTTCCGCGTCCACGTCGACCCCTCGAACGACGGGTCGGAAGAGGTCAGCCGGGTCGCGGACCGCATCCGCGCGCGGTTCCTGACGCGCATCGGCCTGGACGACCTGCTCACCCCGCGACCCCCGGCCTCCTCGCAGCCCGCCGTATGA
- a CDS encoding SDR family oxidoreductase — translation MTEQTGTGTGTDTTTRVAIVTGGSRGIGRESAERLAADGFAVVVNFAGNRTEADKAVGAITEAGGRAIAFQADVADENEVAALFDAAESTYGGIDVVVHAAGVMSLAPLVDTDLDALDRMHRTNIRGTFVVDQQAARRLREGGAILNFSSTVLALALPGYTGYAATKGAVEAMTLILARELRGRDVTVNAVAPGPTATALFLDGKDDETIARMAAQPPLERLGTPQDIAGVVSFLAGPAGRWVNGQVVRANGGIA, via the coding sequence ATGACCGAGCAGACCGGCACCGGCACAGGTACCGACACCACCACCCGCGTCGCGATCGTCACCGGCGGATCCCGGGGCATCGGCCGCGAGAGCGCGGAGCGCCTGGCGGCCGACGGATTCGCCGTCGTCGTGAACTTCGCGGGCAACAGGACCGAGGCCGACAAGGCCGTCGGCGCGATCACCGAGGCGGGCGGCCGGGCGATCGCCTTCCAGGCCGACGTGGCCGACGAGAACGAGGTCGCGGCCCTCTTCGACGCCGCCGAGTCGACGTACGGCGGGATCGACGTCGTCGTCCACGCGGCCGGTGTCATGAGCCTGGCCCCGCTCGTCGACACCGACCTCGACGCCCTGGACCGCATGCACCGCACCAACATCCGCGGCACCTTCGTCGTCGACCAGCAGGCCGCGCGCCGGCTGCGCGAGGGCGGCGCGATCCTCAACTTCTCCAGCACGGTGCTGGCGCTCGCCCTCCCCGGCTACACCGGGTACGCCGCCACCAAGGGTGCCGTCGAGGCCATGACCCTGATCCTGGCCCGCGAGCTGCGCGGCCGGGACGTCACCGTCAACGCGGTGGCCCCCGGCCCGACCGCCACCGCCCTGTTCCTGGACGGCAAGGACGACGAGACCATCGCGCGGATGGCCGCCCAGCCGCCGCTGGAGCGCCTCGGCACGCCCCAGGACATCGCCGGGGTCGTGTCCTTCCTGGCCGGCCCGGCCGGCCGCTGGGTCAACGGCCAGGTGGTCCGGGCCAACGGCGGCATCGCGTAA
- a CDS encoding aldo/keto reductase yields the protein MQYRTLGRTGVQVSSLALGAMNFGRIGRTTQDEATALVDAALEGGINVIDTADAYSGGESEEMVGKAVAGRRDDIVLATKAYLPMGDERNHRGSSRRWLVTALDNSLRRLGVDHVDLYQIHRWDPATSDEETLSALTDLQRAGKIRYFGSSTFPAHRIVQAQWAAREHHLGRYVTEQPGYSILQRGIETHVLPVTEEYGLGVLAWSPLASGWLSGAIREGREVTTSRSAFMPERFDTAVPANRAKLDAVERLAEVADEAGLTMIQLALGFVTAHPAVTGALIGPRTLDHLRSQLAAADTVLSADVLDAIDTIVPPGTDLAPDEKHDTPPSLLDPALRRR from the coding sequence ATGCAGTACCGCACTTTGGGCCGCACCGGTGTGCAGGTCAGCTCGCTCGCGCTCGGCGCGATGAACTTCGGCAGGATCGGGCGCACCACCCAGGACGAGGCCACCGCCCTCGTCGACGCCGCTCTCGAAGGCGGGATCAACGTCATCGACACCGCCGACGCGTACAGCGGCGGCGAGTCGGAGGAGATGGTCGGCAAGGCCGTCGCCGGCCGCCGCGACGACATCGTGCTGGCCACGAAGGCGTACCTGCCGATGGGCGACGAGCGCAATCACCGCGGCAGCTCGCGCCGCTGGCTGGTCACCGCGCTGGACAACAGCCTGCGGCGCCTCGGTGTCGACCACGTCGACCTCTACCAGATCCACCGGTGGGACCCGGCCACCAGCGACGAGGAGACCCTGTCGGCCCTGACGGACCTGCAACGCGCGGGCAAGATCCGCTACTTCGGCTCCTCGACCTTCCCGGCGCACCGCATCGTGCAGGCGCAGTGGGCGGCCCGCGAGCACCACCTGGGCCGTTACGTCACCGAACAGCCCGGCTATTCGATCCTGCAGCGCGGGATCGAGACCCACGTCCTGCCCGTGACCGAGGAGTACGGGCTCGGGGTGCTGGCGTGGAGCCCGTTGGCGTCGGGCTGGCTGTCGGGGGCGATCCGCGAGGGCCGGGAGGTCACCACCAGCCGCTCGGCGTTCATGCCGGAGCGCTTCGACACCGCCGTCCCCGCCAACCGGGCCAAGCTCGACGCCGTCGAGCGGCTGGCCGAGGTCGCCGACGAGGCCGGTCTGACCATGATCCAGCTGGCGCTGGGTTTCGTGACCGCGCACCCCGCCGTGACCGGCGCGCTCATCGGCCCCCGCACACTGGACCACCTGCGCTCGCAGCTCGCCGCCGCCGACACCGTGCTGTCCGCCGACGTGCTCGACGCCATCGACACGATCGTGCCCCCCGGCACGGACCTGGCCCCGGACGAGAAGCACGACACCCCGCCGTCCCTCCTGGACCCGGCCCTGCGACGACGCTGA